From the Streptomyces nigrescens genome, one window contains:
- a CDS encoding ATP-binding protein: MTQYFQDPAFWGLIAGTPVAATAIIRGRMKITELRKEKVELKQHYANLEDHYTQAVEEAKDRAEEATKTTLKAAMRTLQGLASEQQLAISKLQETYGEHKILQDLLDIDHMNSQFARRAQSIAVLCDGWLGRRRNNASLYDVVRSAKGRIRHFTRVEIRSQSNFAIVSRAVEPVALVLAELLDNATSYSAPETMIEINIRPVPKGVCIVVDDAGVGMNEEEKARAAQLLSSENSASVSSLGNPPQFGFTVMGVLAARYGFSVSVDSTSPYGGVRAVVLLPDDLLTSLHEPEESPAVAASAPLPPENPPGQPAYGTPEPPVPGYPAAGYPAPGPAPLGQPADPRPVPETTAGGLPKRRRRGAISIVPTDAPTESESTETPARDSARAASVMGAFQRGTQSGRRSTNASNEGPEVQ; the protein is encoded by the coding sequence ATGACGCAATACTTCCAGGATCCAGCGTTCTGGGGATTGATCGCTGGTACCCCTGTTGCCGCAACCGCGATTATTCGCGGCAGAATGAAGATCACGGAGCTTCGAAAAGAGAAGGTCGAGCTCAAGCAGCACTACGCTAATCTTGAAGATCACTACACGCAGGCCGTCGAGGAGGCCAAGGACCGGGCCGAAGAGGCCACCAAGACCACGCTGAAGGCCGCCATGCGGACCCTTCAGGGTCTGGCGAGTGAACAGCAGCTGGCGATTTCCAAGCTGCAGGAGACATACGGCGAGCACAAGATCCTTCAGGATCTGCTCGACATCGACCACATGAATTCGCAGTTCGCGCGGCGGGCCCAGTCCATCGCCGTGCTCTGTGACGGCTGGCTCGGCCGGCGGCGGAACAACGCCTCGCTCTACGATGTGGTCCGCAGCGCGAAGGGCCGTATTCGCCATTTCACGCGCGTCGAGATCCGGTCGCAGAGTAATTTCGCCATCGTGAGCCGCGCCGTGGAACCGGTGGCGCTGGTGCTTGCCGAACTGCTGGACAACGCCACCAGCTATTCGGCACCGGAAACGATGATCGAGATCAATATCCGGCCGGTGCCCAAGGGCGTCTGCATCGTCGTCGACGACGCCGGTGTCGGTATGAACGAGGAGGAGAAGGCGCGAGCCGCCCAGCTGCTGTCGAGTGAGAATTCGGCCAGTGTCTCCAGCCTCGGTAACCCGCCGCAGTTCGGATTCACCGTCATGGGTGTGCTCGCCGCCCGCTACGGATTCAGCGTGTCGGTGGATTCCACCTCTCCCTACGGTGGCGTGCGCGCGGTCGTCCTGCTCCCCGACGATCTACTGACGTCTCTGCACGAGCCCGAGGAGAGTCCTGCCGTGGCCGCGTCCGCTCCGTTGCCGCCTGAGAACCCTCCTGGTCAACCGGCTTATGGAACCCCGGAACCGCCCGTTCCCGGCTACCCGGCGGCCGGCTACCCCGCTCCCGGCCCGGCGCCCCTGGGGCAGCCGGCCGACCCCCGCCCGGTTCCCGAGACGACGGCCGGCGGTCTGCCGAAGCGGCGCCGCCGCGGTGCGATTTCCATTGTGCCGACCGATGCGCCGACCGAATCCGAGAGCACGGAAACCCCGGCCCGCGACAGCGCAAGGGCGGCGTCCGTCATGGGCGCATTCCAGCGCGGCACGCAATCCGGCCGCCGTTCCACCAATGCAAGCAATGAAGGGCCTGAGGTTCAGTGA
- a CDS encoding enoyl-CoA hydratase/isomerase family protein, with the protein MIDNFKTLAVAHQGPLLNIQLNSPDTGNALCEPMLDELLTVLGALHDRPEIRVVILSGAGADFCLGGDRREFAESLAADGTGTALRAMGNKARRVCEALAATSAVTIARLHGGVIGAGIALAVFCDLRAGAHSCRFRLPELALGMPPAWGGVLPRLLNECGAARIRELILTGESFDAAKAAELDLLHKAVPEDELDEVIARWTRPLVRRSPAALRTAKVMMNAYASANRLADATLFDAELLTTVLAAAGPKPLG; encoded by the coding sequence GTGATCGATAACTTCAAGACCCTTGCTGTCGCCCACCAGGGCCCCTTGCTCAACATCCAGTTGAACAGCCCGGACACCGGTAACGCGCTCTGTGAGCCGATGCTCGACGAACTCCTGACTGTACTGGGGGCGTTGCACGACCGGCCCGAGATACGGGTGGTGATCCTCTCCGGCGCGGGAGCGGATTTCTGCCTGGGCGGAGACCGCCGGGAGTTCGCCGAGTCCCTCGCCGCGGATGGCACCGGAACGGCCCTTCGTGCCATGGGGAACAAGGCGCGGCGGGTGTGTGAAGCGCTCGCGGCCACCAGCGCGGTCACCATCGCCCGGCTGCACGGCGGAGTGATCGGCGCGGGCATCGCGCTCGCGGTGTTCTGCGATCTGCGAGCCGGTGCGCACAGCTGCCGCTTCCGGCTGCCGGAGCTCGCCCTGGGCATGCCACCCGCCTGGGGAGGCGTGCTGCCACGCCTGCTGAACGAGTGCGGAGCCGCCAGGATCCGCGAGCTGATCCTGACCGGGGAGAGCTTCGACGCGGCGAAGGCGGCCGAGCTCGACCTGCTCCACAAGGCCGTTCCGGAGGACGAACTGGACGAGGTGATCGCGCGGTGGACCAGACCGCTGGTCCGCAGATCTCCGGCGGCCCTGCGGACCGCCAAGGTCATGATGAATGCCTACGCGAGCGCCAACCGCCTGGCGGACGCCACCCTTTTCGACGCGGAGCTGCTGACCACGGTGCTGGCGGCCGCCGGGCCGAAACCGCTCGGCTGA
- a CDS encoding alpha/beta hydrolase produces the protein MKCLRVRAAVSVVALGLLAGCGDGRDFVDASSVPRLPAHAADALNGQPRVVPPRGPRSSFTTFRTTGEDGTRVVTTKWHGRKSGFTGDIWAWVPPQYHQARYAESGFPVLIALPGAYGYPFNYWAGEAFALEERIAEWSRQGKTLPFIVVMPVLNPGRTYYDGSDIPGQPKMGTWLTEDVPDFARANFRTYDSRDGWAFMGSSSGGFAALKAVLKESQKFKAAVVNGPDTAPDSPLWQGHPAAMRANDPRHLARQLAARNGLPVHLAFELGSREAAVPDVKRFIRDYTGGPVHATLFEIPDGVHSGHTYIQRMADSLHWISAQMQGPVPSV, from the coding sequence ATGAAGTGCCTGCGTGTCCGCGCTGCGGTGAGTGTGGTGGCTCTGGGGCTGCTGGCCGGTTGCGGCGACGGCAGGGACTTCGTGGACGCGTCGAGCGTGCCGCGGCTGCCGGCCCATGCCGCGGACGCCCTCAACGGACAGCCCCGGGTGGTGCCGCCCCGCGGACCGCGCTCGTCCTTCACGACGTTCCGTACGACCGGGGAGGACGGCACCCGGGTCGTGACGACGAAGTGGCACGGCCGCAAGTCCGGTTTCACCGGCGATATATGGGCCTGGGTGCCGCCCCAGTACCACCAGGCGCGGTACGCGGAGAGCGGCTTCCCGGTGCTGATCGCGCTGCCCGGCGCCTACGGGTATCCGTTCAACTACTGGGCCGGGGAGGCCTTCGCGCTGGAGGAGCGGATCGCGGAGTGGTCGCGGCAGGGCAAGACGTTGCCGTTCATCGTCGTGATGCCGGTGCTCAATCCGGGCAGGACGTACTACGACGGCAGCGACATCCCGGGGCAGCCCAAGATGGGCACCTGGCTGACCGAGGACGTACCGGACTTCGCGCGGGCCAACTTCCGTACGTACGACAGCCGTGACGGCTGGGCCTTCATGGGGTCCTCGTCCGGAGGCTTCGCCGCGCTGAAGGCCGTCCTGAAGGAGTCGCAGAAGTTCAAGGCGGCCGTCGTCAACGGCCCTGATACCGCGCCGGATTCACCGCTGTGGCAGGGACATCCGGCCGCGATGCGCGCCAATGACCCACGCCACCTGGCGCGGCAGCTGGCCGCCCGCAACGGCCTGCCGGTCCATCTCGCCTTCGAGCTCGGCAGCAGGGAGGCGGCGGTGCCCGATGTGAAGCGCTTCATCAGGGACTACACCGGCGGGCCGGTCCACGCCACGCTCTTCGAGATACCGGACGGCGTGCACAGCGGGCACACCTACATCCAGCGGATGGCCGACTCGCTGCACTGGATCAGCGCGCAGATGCAGGGCCCCGTACCGTCCGTGTGA
- a CDS encoding roadblock/LC7 domain-containing protein, producing the protein MNYDLSWMLDSALELPEAQHAILVSADGLLMARSKEVGRDHADTVAAAMSGMQSLSRTVADFCHGGAAANRPQWRQTLVEFDHGWVFLISAGEGAYLAVSASPDVDMAEITFRMQQLVGQLGKALTSPPRERADIQP; encoded by the coding sequence GTGAACTACGATCTGTCGTGGATGCTTGACAGTGCTCTGGAATTGCCCGAAGCGCAGCATGCCATCCTCGTCTCCGCCGACGGTCTGCTCATGGCCCGTTCGAAGGAAGTCGGCCGGGACCACGCCGATACCGTCGCCGCCGCCATGAGCGGAATGCAGTCGCTGAGCCGTACGGTCGCCGATTTCTGCCACGGTGGTGCGGCCGCCAACCGGCCGCAATGGCGGCAGACGCTGGTCGAGTTCGACCATGGCTGGGTCTTTCTTATCTCGGCCGGTGAAGGCGCCTATCTCGCGGTATCGGCGTCGCCCGATGTCGACATGGCAGAGATTACGTTCCGTATGCAACAGCTGGTGGGCCAGCTGGGTAAGGCACTGACCAGTCCGCCGCGAGAGAGGGCTGATATCCAGCCATGA
- a CDS encoding DMT family transporter, producing the protein MTAVFALATSLLWGLADFGGGLLTRRLQALTVVVVSQALAAVALGAIVLATGGWREAGPQLWFAVGAGVVGPTAMLCFYRALALGPMGVVSPLASFGTVLVPLGVGIVAGERPGLMQVTGMLVAVIGVVLAGGPRISGASVARRTIVLTLISALGFGAVMALISEASTTVTGLFLALFVQRLCNVAVGGAALYASVRRGTPALPEGGLPALRDALPALGFVGIADVAANGTYALAAQSGPVTMAAVLASLYPVVTSLAALGILKERLRAIQTAGASLALVGSALLASGG; encoded by the coding sequence ATGACAGCGGTCTTCGCCCTGGCCACCAGCCTTCTGTGGGGGCTCGCCGACTTCGGCGGGGGACTGCTCACCCGACGGCTGCAGGCGCTGACCGTAGTGGTGGTCTCCCAGGCCCTGGCCGCCGTCGCGCTGGGCGCCATCGTGCTGGCCACCGGCGGCTGGCGGGAGGCCGGGCCGCAGCTGTGGTTCGCGGTCGGAGCGGGTGTCGTGGGCCCCACCGCCATGCTCTGCTTCTACCGCGCCCTGGCGCTCGGCCCGATGGGCGTGGTCTCCCCGCTCGCCTCGTTCGGCACCGTGCTCGTGCCGCTCGGTGTGGGGATCGTGGCGGGCGAACGGCCGGGGCTGATGCAGGTCACCGGCATGCTGGTGGCCGTGATCGGCGTCGTGCTGGCCGGCGGTCCGCGGATCAGCGGCGCCTCCGTGGCCCGCCGGACGATCGTGCTGACACTGATCTCGGCGCTGGGCTTCGGCGCGGTGATGGCGCTGATCTCGGAAGCGTCGACGACCGTGACCGGGCTCTTTCTCGCCCTGTTCGTCCAGCGGCTGTGCAACGTCGCCGTCGGCGGCGCCGCGCTGTACGCATCGGTGCGGCGCGGCACTCCGGCACTGCCCGAGGGCGGACTCCCGGCCCTCCGCGACGCGCTGCCCGCACTCGGCTTCGTCGGTATCGCCGATGTCGCCGCGAACGGCACCTACGCCCTCGCCGCCCAGAGCGGGCCGGTCACCATGGCGGCGGTGCTCGCGTCCCTCTACCCCGTCGTCACCTCGCTCGCCGCACTCGGCATCCTCAAGGAGCGGCTGCGGGCGATCCAGACGGCCGGGGCCTCCCTTGCACTGGTCGGCTCGGCCCTGCTCGCCTCCGGCGGCTGA
- a CDS encoding gamma carbonic anhydrase family protein: protein MTERALISPVGGKEPRVDQKAFTAPTSVVLGEVTMGPGASVWYHTVLRADCGPIVLGADSNIQDNCTVHVDPGFPVTVGERVSVGHNAVLHGCTVEDDVLIGMGATVLNGAHIGEGSLVAAQALVPQGMQVPPGSLVAGVPAKVKRQLTAEERETIKLNAVMYLELAARHREDVPDAKG, encoded by the coding sequence ATGACGGAACGGGCATTGATTTCACCGGTGGGCGGTAAGGAACCGAGGGTCGATCAGAAGGCGTTCACCGCCCCGACGTCCGTCGTGCTCGGCGAGGTCACGATGGGTCCGGGAGCCAGCGTCTGGTACCACACGGTGCTGCGCGCGGACTGCGGCCCGATCGTGCTCGGCGCCGACAGCAACATCCAGGACAACTGCACGGTGCATGTGGATCCCGGCTTCCCGGTGACCGTCGGCGAGCGGGTCTCGGTCGGGCACAACGCGGTGCTGCACGGCTGCACCGTCGAGGACGATGTCCTGATCGGTATGGGTGCCACGGTGCTGAACGGGGCGCACATCGGCGAGGGCTCGCTGGTCGCCGCGCAGGCGCTGGTCCCCCAGGGCATGCAGGTTCCGCCCGGCTCGCTGGTCGCCGGGGTGCCGGCGAAGGTCAAGCGGCAGCTGACCGCCGAGGAGCGCGAGACCATCAAGCTCAATGCCGTGATGTATCTGGAGCTGGCGGCACGGCACCGGGAGGACGTACCGGACGCCAAGGGCTGA
- a CDS encoding helix-turn-helix domain-containing protein translates to MTDLDQLTQSLARNLKHWRAERGFTLDALAARAGVSRGMIIQIEQARTNPSVGTTVKIADALGVSITTLLDYEQGPQVRIVAPEEAVRLWSTDAGSFTTLLVGAEAPGPYELWDWRLMPGDNSSSDPHPPGTVELLHVRAGTLTLVVDGEEHEVPAGASATFEAKVAHGYRNDGAEPVEMTMSVIIPPVR, encoded by the coding sequence GTGACGGACCTCGACCAGCTCACGCAGTCGCTCGCCCGCAACCTCAAGCACTGGCGCGCCGAGCGCGGCTTCACCCTCGATGCCCTGGCGGCCCGCGCCGGCGTCAGCCGCGGCATGATCATCCAGATCGAGCAGGCCCGTACGAACCCGAGCGTGGGGACCACTGTCAAGATCGCCGACGCGCTGGGCGTCAGCATCACCACGCTCCTCGACTACGAGCAGGGCCCGCAGGTACGCATCGTGGCCCCGGAGGAGGCGGTCCGGCTCTGGTCCACCGACGCCGGCAGCTTCACCACACTCCTCGTGGGCGCGGAGGCGCCCGGACCGTACGAACTGTGGGACTGGCGGCTGATGCCCGGCGACAACAGCAGCTCCGATCCGCACCCGCCCGGCACCGTCGAACTCCTGCATGTCCGGGCCGGCACGCTGACGCTGGTCGTCGACGGCGAGGAGCACGAGGTACCCGCCGGCGCCTCGGCGACCTTCGAGGCCAAGGTCGCGCACGGCTACCGCAACGACGGTGCGGAACCGGTCGAGATGACCATGTCGGTGATCATCCCGCCCGTCCGCTGA
- a CDS encoding DUF742 domain-containing protein: MTTDDEPELEHEAAELVRPYVITNGRDLLDGDEFSLITLVTVQADPPRTKPLDPEKLSLLELCSGGFLSIAEIAGHTQLPVGVVKILVSDLAQEGFLYSRAPIPSAQLVDRQILEEVLNGLQARFG, from the coding sequence ATGACAACCGACGACGAGCCGGAGCTGGAACACGAAGCAGCGGAATTAGTACGGCCGTACGTCATCACCAACGGCCGCGATCTTCTTGACGGCGATGAATTCTCACTCATCACCCTGGTCACCGTGCAGGCGGATCCGCCTCGTACGAAACCCCTCGATCCGGAGAAGCTCAGCCTGCTGGAGCTGTGTTCGGGGGGATTCCTCTCGATCGCCGAGATAGCCGGGCACACCCAGCTGCCGGTGGGTGTCGTCAAGATTCTGGTGTCCGATCTCGCGCAGGAGGGGTTTCTCTACTCTCGTGCGCCCATACCTAGCGCTCAGCTTGTCGACCGGCAAATCCTAGAGGAGGTGCTGAATGGGCTCCAGGCTCGCTTTGGATGA
- a CDS encoding cytochrome P450 produces the protein MVPSVDRRSVIRLFSRLRTPDGQANPLPYYTELRTMGDIVPAPWGGHLVTSFGLCDHVLRNRSWLVPDSGWRARQGEATRWMASSSQEMASTLPGLNPPHHTRARRSMGSMFGRNAMEDIKNSVERNTEELLDRLAERLKDGEADFGALVSEELPVLTIGEWLGLPTADYALLRSLTHDQVFAQELLPSASQLAKSDAATRNLREYFIALVRERRRAPGDDPISAWIRTWDELEPHQDAADEAVYRLALFVVLAALETTSNLLSTMVWLIAEHPRQRGWLRAYPEYIPGAVEEVLRYDSPTHVVSRIAGEDTTLAGVPVEKDQMVHLMVGAANHDPAHHADPGLFDVRRKATHLSFSGGIHYCLGAALARLEATTLLTGVLRRFPALRCGTPDWAPRVAFRRLMTLPVVES, from the coding sequence ATGGTTCCGTCCGTCGACCGACGCTCCGTGATAAGGCTCTTCTCCCGCCTGCGCACACCGGACGGCCAAGCGAATCCACTGCCTTACTACACGGAACTCCGAACGATGGGAGATATTGTTCCGGCACCTTGGGGCGGCCATCTGGTGACCTCTTTCGGCCTGTGTGACCATGTGTTGCGCAACAGGTCATGGCTGGTGCCGGACAGTGGCTGGCGGGCCAGACAGGGCGAGGCGACCCGTTGGATGGCGTCGTCTTCGCAGGAAATGGCCAGCACGCTTCCCGGGCTCAATCCGCCGCACCACACGCGGGCCAGGCGGTCGATGGGCAGTATGTTCGGCCGCAATGCCATGGAGGACATCAAGAATTCTGTCGAGCGCAATACCGAGGAGTTGCTCGACCGCCTCGCGGAAAGACTGAAGGACGGCGAGGCGGATTTCGGTGCCCTTGTCAGCGAAGAATTGCCGGTGCTGACGATAGGGGAGTGGCTCGGTTTGCCGACCGCGGATTATGCGCTGCTGCGGTCGCTCACCCATGATCAGGTATTCGCCCAGGAATTGCTGCCGTCGGCGAGTCAACTCGCGAAGTCGGACGCCGCAACCCGGAATCTGCGTGAGTATTTCATTGCCTTGGTGCGGGAACGCCGCCGTGCTCCCGGTGATGACCCGATCTCGGCGTGGATAAGGACCTGGGACGAACTCGAACCACATCAGGATGCCGCGGACGAGGCCGTCTACCGACTCGCCCTGTTCGTGGTTCTGGCGGCGTTGGAGACCACCTCGAACCTGCTGTCCACCATGGTGTGGCTGATCGCTGAACACCCCCGTCAGAGAGGGTGGTTGCGGGCGTATCCGGAATACATACCGGGGGCCGTCGAAGAGGTCCTGCGCTACGACTCCCCGACGCATGTGGTGAGCCGGATCGCCGGAGAGGACACCACTCTCGCGGGCGTCCCCGTGGAGAAGGACCAGATGGTGCACCTCATGGTCGGCGCCGCCAACCACGATCCCGCGCACCACGCCGATCCCGGGCTCTTCGACGTCCGCCGCAAGGCCACCCATCTCAGCTTCAGCGGCGGCATCCACTACTGCCTCGGTGCCGCGCTGGCCCGGCTGGAAGCGACGACGCTGCTGACCGGCGTGCTCCGGCGGTTCCCCGCCCTGCGGTGCGGGACCCCCGACTGGGCGCCGCGGGTGGCCTTCCGGCGGCTCATGACGCTGCCCGTGGTCGAGTCCTGA
- a CDS encoding DUF4333 domain-containing protein, whose product MRNLRAVGLVLAGTALLAGSLTAGSRWLTDRDTTSEVDGVSDTVPRDEVARSISGHLSLPVIPRGPRSVDCAKDLRAVKGARTRCTAHYLRGTDRDMTVRVVRVRGGEITYVHDAPHR is encoded by the coding sequence GTGCGGAATCTGCGAGCTGTCGGCCTGGTGCTGGCCGGTACGGCTCTGCTGGCAGGGAGCCTCACGGCGGGCAGCCGGTGGCTGACGGACCGGGACACGACCAGCGAGGTGGACGGGGTGTCCGACACCGTTCCGCGCGACGAGGTCGCCCGCTCGATCTCGGGCCATCTGTCGCTGCCGGTGATCCCCAGGGGACCGCGCTCGGTCGACTGCGCGAAGGACCTGCGTGCCGTCAAGGGGGCCCGGACCCGCTGTACGGCCCACTACCTGCGGGGGACCGACCGGGACATGACCGTGCGGGTCGTCCGGGTCCGCGGCGGCGAGATCACCTATGTCCATGACGCGCCACATCGCTGA
- a CDS encoding acyltransferase — protein MPINQNVFSSVAAWRRRAVSRVVHRGARWVREAAAVTAERPGPYRFRRIGTGTRLAFPQGTVFGDPWIELGEHCIIAQDVTMTAGMMPDLDLGPEPILTLGNGVVLGRGSHVIADVRLTIGDDCFFGPGVYVTTTNHSYDDPEVPVGKQWPRSDPVAIGPGGWIGTGAVILPGARLGRNVVVAAGAVVRGEVPDHAVVAGAPARIVRRWDPRQGWQPPLRTPAPVPIPEGVTPEQLVALEAWQAEEAGEAYETS, from the coding sequence GTGCCGATAAACCAGAACGTGTTCTCGTCTGTCGCGGCCTGGCGGCGCCGGGCCGTATCGCGCGTCGTCCACCGCGGCGCGCGCTGGGTGCGCGAGGCCGCGGCCGTGACGGCCGAGCGGCCGGGACCGTACCGCTTCCGCCGGATCGGCACCGGCACCCGGCTCGCCTTCCCGCAGGGCACGGTCTTCGGCGACCCGTGGATCGAGCTCGGGGAGCACTGCATCATCGCCCAGGACGTGACGATGACGGCGGGCATGATGCCGGACCTCGATCTCGGCCCGGAGCCGATCCTCACGCTGGGAAACGGTGTGGTGCTGGGCCGCGGAAGCCATGTGATCGCGGATGTCCGGCTGACGATCGGCGATGACTGCTTCTTCGGCCCCGGCGTCTATGTCACCACCACCAACCACAGCTATGACGATCCCGAGGTGCCGGTCGGCAAGCAGTGGCCGCGCAGCGACCCGGTCGCCATCGGCCCCGGCGGCTGGATCGGGACCGGTGCGGTGATCCTGCCCGGGGCGCGGCTGGGCCGGAACGTGGTGGTCGCGGCCGGTGCCGTGGTCCGCGGTGAGGTCCCCGACCACGCGGTGGTCGCCGGCGCGCCCGCCAGGATCGTCCGCCGCTGGGACCCCCGGCAGGGCTGGCAGCCGCCGCTGCGCACACCGGCGCCGGTGCCGATCCCCGAGGGCGTCACCCCAGAGCAGCTGGTCGCGCTGGAGGCATGGCAGGCGGAGGAGGCCGGGGAGGCGTACGAGACGTCCTGA
- a CDS encoding cytochrome P450 has product MQSHSEFQSPPPGCPAHAGGQRTPLHGAEFAAAPEAFYETLRQHGPSAPVELAPGVEAELVTDYAAALHVLQNPDTFARDSRRWRALNEGRVPLDSPVLPMMMYRPNCLFSDGADHMRLRQSVTASLGRVDTHRLSRHVDRVAAYLISQFSSRGRVDLVADYAQLLPLLVFNDLFGCPAEIGDRLVFGISGIFDGVDAEKANEVLTEALLELVALKRRSPGEDITSWLMEHPSGLSDEEMVHQLVTLIAAGTEPTQNIIASALRLLLTDEKYASDQNAAGLLVDDAINDVLWNSAPIANYGVHYPVHDVELGGAKLPAGDPVVISFAAANTDPHLSTGRQLLSKRAHLAWGAGPHACPAKDPALLVSVLAIEKLLNTLPDIELALPAESLTWRPGPFHRALEVLPARFTPVRPERRASPVSATGRQMAENTPGRDGNGAQRGKWWSSFLSWWKV; this is encoded by the coding sequence ATGCAATCTCACTCGGAATTCCAGAGCCCACCGCCCGGCTGCCCCGCGCACGCCGGTGGCCAACGGACTCCCCTGCACGGGGCTGAATTCGCCGCCGCTCCGGAGGCCTTCTACGAGACCCTGCGGCAGCACGGACCCAGCGCGCCGGTCGAGCTCGCTCCCGGAGTGGAGGCCGAACTCGTCACGGACTACGCCGCGGCGCTCCATGTGCTGCAGAATCCGGATACCTTTGCGCGGGATTCCCGCCGTTGGCGTGCGCTGAACGAGGGGCGCGTGCCGTTGGACAGCCCCGTGCTGCCGATGATGATGTACCGGCCGAATTGCCTGTTCTCCGATGGCGCCGACCACATGAGGCTGCGTCAGTCGGTCACGGCCAGCCTCGGCCGCGTGGACACTCACCGGCTGAGTCGTCATGTCGACCGCGTCGCCGCCTACCTCATCAGCCAGTTCAGCAGCCGCGGCCGCGTGGATCTGGTCGCCGATTACGCCCAGTTGCTGCCGCTGCTGGTCTTCAACGACCTCTTCGGCTGCCCCGCCGAGATCGGTGACCGCCTGGTCTTCGGCATATCCGGCATTTTTGACGGGGTCGACGCGGAGAAGGCGAACGAGGTCCTCACCGAAGCGCTGCTGGAGCTGGTGGCACTCAAACGGCGGTCGCCGGGCGAGGACATCACCTCCTGGCTGATGGAGCACCCCTCCGGACTCTCCGACGAGGAGATGGTCCATCAGCTCGTCACCCTCATCGCGGCGGGAACGGAGCCCACGCAGAACATCATCGCCAGCGCGCTGCGGCTGCTGCTGACCGACGAGAAGTACGCGAGCGATCAGAACGCGGCCGGACTGCTGGTCGACGATGCCATCAACGATGTGCTGTGGAACAGCGCTCCGATAGCCAATTACGGTGTGCACTACCCCGTGCACGACGTGGAGCTCGGGGGAGCCAAGCTGCCGGCCGGTGACCCCGTGGTCATCAGTTTCGCGGCCGCCAACACCGACCCGCATCTTTCGACGGGCCGTCAGCTGCTGAGCAAGCGGGCACATCTCGCCTGGGGAGCGGGCCCGCACGCCTGCCCCGCCAAGGATCCCGCCCTGCTGGTTTCCGTCCTGGCCATCGAGAAACTGCTCAACACCCTGCCGGACATCGAACTGGCCCTGCCCGCGGAAAGCCTGACGTGGCGGCCGGGCCCGTTCCACCGGGCGCTGGAAGTCCTGCCCGCCCGCTTCACCCCGGTACGCCCCGAGCGGCGTGCATCCCCTGTTTCGGCAACGGGTCGCCAAATGGCGGAAAATACCCCTGGACGGGACGGGAATGGGGCACAACGGGGTAAGTGGTGGAGCTCGTTCCTCTCCTGGTGGAAGGTGTGA
- a CDS encoding GTP-binding protein has product MGSRLALDDGVYLRNSVQTAAKILVVGHFAVGKTTFIGTMSEIPPLRTEEVMTQAGAGIDDPKGAPNKTTTTVAMDFGRLTLSEKLVLYLFGTPGQQRFVQVWEDMTRGALGALVLVDPERLDESFPVMDLVEHYGIPYAIAVNRFDGTPAHSLDEIREALDLLPETPVVSCDARDQRSSADSLIALVRYLQSRLN; this is encoded by the coding sequence ATGGGCTCCAGGCTCGCTTTGGATGACGGCGTTTACCTGCGCAATTCAGTGCAGACCGCGGCAAAGATCCTCGTGGTCGGACACTTCGCCGTGGGAAAGACGACATTCATCGGGACCATGTCCGAGATTCCGCCGCTGCGGACCGAAGAGGTAATGACCCAGGCGGGTGCCGGAATTGACGACCCGAAAGGTGCGCCGAACAAGACCACGACCACGGTCGCCATGGACTTCGGCCGGCTCACGCTCAGCGAGAAGCTGGTCCTCTATCTGTTCGGAACGCCCGGCCAGCAGCGCTTCGTTCAGGTGTGGGAAGACATGACGCGGGGTGCGCTCGGGGCGCTGGTCCTGGTCGACCCCGAGCGGCTCGACGAGTCCTTCCCTGTCATGGACCTGGTGGAACACTATGGAATCCCCTACGCCATCGCCGTGAACCGCTTCGACGGGACGCCCGCGCACTCGCTCGACGAGATCCGGGAAGCACTGGACCTGCTTCCTGAGACACCAGTGGTGAGCTGTGACGCACGGGACCAACGTTCCTCAGCGGATTCACTGATCGCGCTCGTCCGATATCTCCAGTCCCGCCTCAACTAG